The proteins below are encoded in one region of Candidatus Cloacimonadota bacterium:
- the argF gene encoding ornithine carbamoyltransferase — translation MAFNLRNRHFLTLMDFSPKEVKYLLDLAMDLKKAKYTGTEVQRMKGKNIALIFEKDSTRTRCAFEVAALDQGAHVTYLGPTGSQMGKKESIADTARVLGRMYDGIEYRGYGQEIVEELAKYSGVPVWNGLTDQDHPTQVLADFLTAMEHLNKALNEMVFVYAGDGRNNVANALMIGASKTGMDFRIASPKSLFPEKALLNKCKEAAKESGAKITITDDIAKAVKGADVIYTDVWVSMGEPDSVWEKRIKLLKPYQVNADMMKKTGNANTLFMHCLPAFHDLNTRVGKEIHAKFGLTAMEVTDDVFEGPNSVVFDEAENRLHTIKAVMVATLGQ, via the coding sequence ATGGCTTTTAATCTAAGAAACAGACACTTCCTTACCCTTATGGACTTCAGTCCTAAAGAGGTAAAATACTTATTGGATCTAGCTATGGATCTGAAGAAAGCTAAATACACCGGAACCGAAGTGCAACGCATGAAAGGAAAGAATATAGCTTTGATCTTTGAAAAAGACAGCACGCGAACCAGATGTGCCTTTGAAGTCGCAGCCCTGGATCAAGGCGCTCATGTTACCTATTTGGGTCCTACCGGCAGTCAAATGGGAAAGAAAGAATCCATTGCCGACACAGCCCGTGTGTTGGGAAGAATGTATGATGGAATCGAGTATCGCGGATACGGTCAGGAGATCGTGGAAGAATTGGCCAAGTACTCTGGTGTTCCGGTTTGGAACGGTCTAACCGACCAAGATCATCCCACCCAAGTGCTTGCAGATTTTCTAACAGCTATGGAGCATCTGAACAAAGCTTTGAACGAGATGGTGTTTGTTTACGCAGGGGACGGTCGGAATAACGTGGCCAATGCACTGATGATAGGCGCATCGAAGACAGGGATGGATTTCAGAATTGCAAGCCCGAAATCATTGTTTCCCGAAAAAGCTCTACTGAACAAGTGTAAAGAAGCTGCAAAAGAAAGCGGAGCAAAGATTACCATTACAGATGATATCGCTAAAGCCGTGAAAGGTGCAGATGTGATCTATACAGACGTTTGGGTTTCGATGGGTGAACCGGATAGTGTATGGGAAAAGCGCATTAAACTACTGAAACCGTATCAGGTAAATGCAGATATGATGAAGAAAACAGGCAATGCTAATACTCTGTTTATGCACTGTCTTCCTGCTTTCCACGATCTGAACACTAGGGTTGGCAAGGAAATCCATGCCAAGTTTGGACTTACTGCAATGGAAGTAACCGATGATGTTTTTGAAGGGCCAAACTCAGTGGTCTTTGACGAAGCTGAAAATCGTCTGCACACTATCAAAGCAGTGATGGTAGCAACTTTGGGCCAATAA
- a CDS encoding group II intron maturase-specific domain-containing protein yields the protein MRSRALLATAGSEVRSSGNMEHSASELKLVGRVGNLAKSGKALKKDLLPFCLRGWGQYFRVANCASLFSDLMEWIRRRLRMKKMREWKSWKAFHKQLRRNGFKGECPKISMTRWRNSACFHMSFALPNKWFKEMKLFNLTSIKIGVLFSYVE from the coding sequence ATGAGATCAAGGGCGCTCTTGGCAACGGCAGGGTCTGAAGTAAGAAGCAGTGGGAATATGGAACATAGCGCAAGCGAACTGAAGTTGGTCGGTAGAGTGGGTAACCTTGCCAAAAGTGGGAAAGCCCTAAAGAAAGACTTACTCCCATTCTGCCTGAGAGGGTGGGGACAATACTTCCGTGTGGCAAACTGCGCAAGCTTGTTTAGTGATCTCATGGAATGGATACGGAGGCGATTGCGGATGAAGAAGATGCGGGAATGGAAGAGCTGGAAAGCCTTCCACAAACAATTACGCAGGAATGGCTTCAAAGGCGAATGTCCGAAGATATCTATGACGAGATGGAGAAACTCTGCCTGTTTCCATATGAGTTTTGCTCTTCCCAACAAGTGGTTCAAAGAGATGAAGTTATTTAATTTAACAAGTATCAAGATCGGTGTTTTATTTAGCTACGTTGAGTAA